The genomic segment AACATCCTCGTCCATATCGGTGGCATTGGCGGTTTCGGAGTGATCTCGATCGCCCTCTTCTTCGCCGTGTTCCTCGGAGCCGTTCTCCACGCGCTTTCCATGAAGTCCACCCGCGCTCACCAGGCCAGCTTGCTCCCCATGCAAGACGGCGACCCCTCCACCCCTCAACCCGAAACCTCCCATGAGTAAGGATCCCCAAGAAGCACCGTTGCTCGAAGGGCATGACGCGGACGGCATCAGAGAGCTCGACAACCTCCTGCCCCGCTGGTGGGTCTGGCTCTTTTACGGCACGATCATCTTCTCCGCCCTTTACCTCCTCTATTTCCACGTGCTGAAAGCCGGAGACTTGCAGGCCGCTGCCTACGAAAAGGAATCCGCCGCGGGCGAGAAGATCAAGGCCGAGGCCGTCGCCCGTTTCGAAACCTCCATCGGCAGCCTCACCCCATCCCGGGAACAGTCCACGCTCTCGGCGGGACAGCAAACCTACATCACTCTCTGCGCTCCATGCCATCGCCCTGATGGTGGCGGATTGGTCGGTCCCAACCTTTGCGACGATTACTGGATCCATGGATCGAACTATGTGGACAGCATCAAAGTGATCCTCAACGGCGTGCCCGCCAAAGGCATGCTCAGTTGGCGGGGGCTGCTCAAGCCCTCCGAAGTTCAAGCCGTGGCCAGCTACATTCATACCTTCCGCGGCACATCCCCTCCAAACCCCAAGCCGAGGGAAGACCAAACCCCCGCCGCCCCCGACAAACCGAACGAATTCGAATAGCGTCTCCACTCCCGCCAAACCGCCCGCTGTCCATGACGCAACCCCCGCCCGCAAACGAACACCCTCCCGCGGATCCGTCCCCTCCACCATCGGTCGCGCAGGAGATCAATTGGGAAGATTACCGCGATCACCTGGCCACGGCGGACAAAGAAGGCCATCGTCGCTGGCTGTTTCCGCGCAAACCCTCCGGCACCTGGCACCAGCGTCGGCTCTGGTTGAGCTGGATCTTGCTGGCCGTGATGTTCGCCGGGCCCTTCATCACCATCGAAGGCAACCCGCTCCTGATGATCAATATCGTGGAGCGCCGGTTCAGCATCCTCGGCCGCATTTTCTGGCCGCAGGACGCCGTCCTCTTCGCCGTCGCCATGCTCGTGTTTCTCACCGGCATCATCCTGTTCACCACCGCGTTCGGACGTCTCTGGTGCGGCTGGACCTGCCCGCAAACGGTCCTCATGGAAATGGTGTTGCGCAAAATCGAGTATGCCATCGAAGGGGACGCCGCCGCCCAACGCCAATTGGCCGAATCGCCATGGAACCGGGAAAAGATTCTCAAGCGGACCGCCAAGCACGGGGTTTTCCTCGCCCTCTCGTTCCTCATCGGCAACACCCTTCTGGCTTACATCATCGGACTCGACGCCCTGGTCCGCATCGTGACGGACCCACCCTCGCAACATCTCACCGGGCTGGCGTTCATGACCCTCTTCACACTCCTGTTCTACTCCATCTTCGCCCGCTTCCGCGAACAAGCCTGCATCTTCATTTGTCCTTACGGACGCTTCCAATCGACCATCCTCGACGAAAACACCCTCGTCGTCGCCTATGACCATCGTCGGGGAGAAAAACGCGCCCATCTCAAACCTTCCCAAAACGCCGCCGAACGCGCGACCTCGGGACTTGGAGATTGTGTCGATTGCCGGGCCTGCATCGCCGTCTGTCCCACCGGCATCGATATCCGCAACGGCACCCAGATGGAATGCGTCAATTGCACCGCCTGCATCGACGCCTGCGACCACATCATGGATAAAACCGGACGTCCCCGCGGCCTCGTGAGATTGAGCTCGCTGAACAACATCGAACGTCAACTGCCCCAGCGCTTCACACCCCGTATGGGAGTTTATGCCGCCGTGCTCGTCGCGCTCATCGGCCTCTTTCTCTTCCTGGTCCTCACCCGCGCCGACACCCAAACCACCATCCTGCGCGCCACCGGATCCCTGCCTCAATTCTCCGCGCAGGGGCAGGTGGATAATCTCTTCACCGTGAAAATCCTCAACAAAACGAACCGCGACATCCCGGTCGAATTCCGGCTCGAGCAACCCGCCGGAACCCTCCGCCTCATGAGCGGATCTCCCCTGCGCGTTCCCGCCACCAAGCTGGCCCAATCCTCCCCTCTCATCGAATTGGATCGCGGACAGCTCAGCGGCCATTCCACCCCGGTTCGCATCGGTGTTTTCGGCACGTCCGGACGCAAGCTCGAGACGATCAACACCAAATTCCTCGGACCCAGGTCATGAATCCCTCCCCTTGCGCCGCCGACAAACTATGGCCCCGGGCCCTGGTCATTTTCTTCGCGTGCTTCATCTCCGCCATCATCGCCTTCAGCACTTGGGCTCTCCGACAACGCGTCGATCTGGTGCGTCCGGATTACTACGAGGCCGAGATCCAGCATCAGCAGCATCTCGATCGAGCATCGCGCGCGCTGGCGTCCGGGCAGCCGGACGTTCTCCTCAACGCCGTCCTTCACCGGGTCGAGATCACCCTCCCAGCCCATCCCAGCCAACTCCCCGCCACCCAGGGCCAAGCGCACTTCTACCGCCCCGACGATTCCCGACTGGACCGCCGGATGGCCTTGCCACTCCAGTCCGAGGGCACCATTGCCTACCCTGCTCATGACCTGAAACCGGGACTCTGGAAAGTCCATTTGGAATAGAAACGCGATGGGATTGAATTCGCCTCCACTCACTCGCTGGTCGTTCCCGCAACGCCACCCGCCATGCCATGATCATCACCGCTCTGGCGTTGGGGTTCTTCGGCAGCCTGCACTGCGCCGGCATGTGCGGCCCGCTGGTGCTGGCCATGGGAGCGCCCCGCACCCCAAACGGGGAAGCCTGGCGCGGCAAACTCATTTACCACGGCGGACGCCTCATCACCTACGTCCTCCTCGGTTTGCTCCTCGGCCTCCTCGGCCATGGAGTCTCCATGGCGGGCCTTCAGCAATGGACCTCCCTGAGTGTCGGCAGCACCATGCTCCTCGCCGCATGGCTGCCCTACCGGTGGACTGCCCAAAACCGCTGGACTCGAAGGTTGCCGTCGCCTCATCAAATTGCGGCCGGCTGGCTGGGAAATCCGTCGCCACGCGCACGGTTCCGATTTGGGATGCTCAACGGCTTCTTGCCATGCGGATTGGTCTATGCCGCCTGCGCGGGCGCGGTCGCCAGTCAGGAAAACCCCTGGCGGGGCGCCCTCTACATGCTCTCGTTCGGCGCCGGCACCCTGCCGATGATGCTCGCACTGGGGGTGGTCTGGCCACGCCTGAGCCTCGTGGCTAAAACGTATTCAACCCGCTGGGTCCCCGCCACGCTCGCCATCGTTGGGGCATTGCTCATCCTGCGCGGACTCGATCTCGGCATCCCCTACCTCAGTCCAGCCCTCACAGCAACCGGAGTCCAGGGCGGCGTGAACTGCCATTGACGTGCCTCCAGAGGTTGTCGGTGACCGGATTGTCTTGGTCACGCAGACAGCCCAGCCTGCGGGGCGACGAAGAAAACCAGGCGCGTGGAGAGCAGGGCAGGGCCTCGTTCTTCACCCGCCGGGCCGACGGGCCGACGGGCCGTCGGCGATACGGCAGGCTGGGCCGCCTGCGCCACCCGACAGACCACTGCGGGATGCACGGCCGGACGACGGCGTTACGAATATCCTGTTGACCCGACAAAAGTAGATGCTACTTCTTCCCCTGACTCTGAGACATGGTGATTCACGAGAAACCATGTGGACACGCTGTTGGATGGGAGATCCAGGCATGGCATGGTGATTGAAAAAGGGCCGGCCGGCCGCTCAAACCGCGCGAAGAGAGGGTAGTCCACGGAAAACTCCCGGTTGAACGAGAGCCCAAGGGACTTTGACTCGACCCGTTCGATCCATCGCTCGCCATCCGCCCACGTACGTCTGGCGTGGCTCGATGCTCACGGAACACAGACCGAGTTCAACCCAAAGAACGAATGGACCATGATGAAACCGGTATTCGCAAGACTGTTCAAGCCGACGCTTCTCCTCCCACTCGCCCTGTTTTGCTGGGCGCTCTGGGCACAGGCCCAACCCGCCACCCGCGCCCCCGCACCGTCCGCGCCCGCCGGCGTGGAGGCGGCCGCAGCCGCGAAAAGTGCGCCGAACGTGTGGCTCACGTTCGGCCTCGACCGCGTGGCCCCGCTGCGTTACGCGCCGTTCGCCGACATCCCGCTCTGGCAATACCTCAGTTCGCTCATCTACATCCTTCTGGCGTTCTACTTCTCCCGATTGCTGGACGGTTTCATCACCGGGCGGGCGAAGAAATGGGCGAAGAAAACCACCACCCAATTTGACGATCTGGTGGTGGAAATGTTGCGCGGCCCGGTGCGGATCGTCACCTTCGTCATCCTGCTCCACATCGGGATGCAGGTCTATTCCTGGCCCGCGGTGCTGGAGGACTTCTTTTCCAAGGCACTCAAAATCATCGTTGCCGTTTCGATCACCTACGTGCTGCTCAAGTCCGTGGACGCGGCGATGCGCGCCTGGCGCGATCGGGCGACCACGCCGGAGAACGAGCAGTTCAGCAAACAGTTGCTCCCGCTCATCAGCAAGAGCCTGAAAGTCTTCGTCGTCACCGTCGCCATTCTGGTCACCTCGCAGAACCTCGGCCTCAATGTGACCGGCCTCATCGCCTCGCTCTCCATTGGCGGCCTGGCCGTTGGGTTGGCAGCACAGGACACCCTGGCCAATCTGTTTGGTGCCGTGGCGGTGCTGGTGGACAAGCCCTTCAAGGTCGGCGACCGCATCCAGCTTGATACCGTGGATGGCACGGTCGAAAGCATCGGCTTCCGCAGCACGCGGGTTCGCAGTCTCGACGGCCATCTCGTCACCGTTCCGAACAAAACGATGGGCAATGCCACCATCACCAACGTCACGGCACGCTCGAACATCAAAACCATGATGAACATCGGCATCACCTACGACACGCCGCCGGAGCGCGTGAAACGTGCGTTGCAAATCCTGGAGGAAGTCTTTCGCGGTCATCCCAAGACCAGCGACCTCCTCATCAGTTTCAACAAGTTTGAGAGCTCCTCTCTCAACATCCTCGTCGTCCATTGGTGGGGCGATACCGACTACAATGCTTATCTCGGCGGCATTCAGCAAATGAACCTGAACCTCAAGGAACGCTTCGACGCCGAGAGGATCGAGTTCGCTTTCCCCACCCAGACGCTCTACGTTAAACAGGATTCCAAAGCGCCGGCGGCGGCTTGAGAAAACAGGGGCGCCAGCGGGCATCATGCAGCCAGTCCCGCCTCCCGCCCCATGAAACGCATGAAGAAAAACAAGGACTCCCGAACGAAGCCCCAACCGGCCGGAAGAGGTGCCGCCCGCCAAGCCCATGTCACCGTCGTCATTCCGGTGCTCAACGAGTCGCGCACGATCGGCAACGTCGTGAAGTTCGCCTTGCGCGACCCGTGCGTCGCCGAAGTCCTGGTGGTGGATGACGGTTCGATTGACGGCACGCCCGAACGGGCCGAACGCGCCGGGGCGCGCATCCTCACCAGTTCCCTGCTCGGCAAAGGCGCTTCGATGGAAGACGGTCTGCAAGCGGCGCAGACCGAATTCCTTCTCTATCTGGATGGCGACCTGCATGGGCTGCGCTCCGACCTGATTCGGCGGATGACCCGCCCGCTCGTTGCCGGCGCAGCCGACTTTGTGAAGGCGA from the Verrucomicrobiota bacterium genome contains:
- a CDS encoding c-type cytochrome, which produces MSKDPQEAPLLEGHDADGIRELDNLLPRWWVWLFYGTIIFSALYLLYFHVLKAGDLQAAAYEKESAAGEKIKAEAVARFETSIGSLTPSREQSTLSAGQQTYITLCAPCHRPDGGGLVGPNLCDDYWIHGSNYVDSIKVILNGVPAKGMLSWRGLLKPSEVQAVASYIHTFRGTSPPNPKPREDQTPAAPDKPNEFE
- the ccoG gene encoding cytochrome c oxidase accessory protein CcoG — translated: MTQPPPANEHPPADPSPPPSVAQEINWEDYRDHLATADKEGHRRWLFPRKPSGTWHQRRLWLSWILLAVMFAGPFITIEGNPLLMINIVERRFSILGRIFWPQDAVLFAVAMLVFLTGIILFTTAFGRLWCGWTCPQTVLMEMVLRKIEYAIEGDAAAQRQLAESPWNREKILKRTAKHGVFLALSFLIGNTLLAYIIGLDALVRIVTDPPSQHLTGLAFMTLFTLLFYSIFARFREQACIFICPYGRFQSTILDENTLVVAYDHRRGEKRAHLKPSQNAAERATSGLGDCVDCRACIAVCPTGIDIRNGTQMECVNCTACIDACDHIMDKTGRPRGLVRLSSLNNIERQLPQRFTPRMGVYAAVLVALIGLFLFLVLTRADTQTTILRATGSLPQFSAQGQVDNLFTVKILNKTNRDIPVEFRLEQPAGTLRLMSGSPLRVPATKLAQSSPLIELDRGQLSGHSTPVRIGVFGTSGRKLETINTKFLGPRS
- a CDS encoding sulfite exporter TauE/SafE family protein — encoded protein: MIITALALGFFGSLHCAGMCGPLVLAMGAPRTPNGEAWRGKLIYHGGRLITYVLLGLLLGLLGHGVSMAGLQQWTSLSVGSTMLLAAWLPYRWTAQNRWTRRLPSPHQIAAGWLGNPSPRARFRFGMLNGFLPCGLVYAACAGAVASQENPWRGALYMLSFGAGTLPMMLALGVVWPRLSLVAKTYSTRWVPATLAIVGALLILRGLDLGIPYLSPALTATGVQGGVNCH
- a CDS encoding mechanosensitive ion channel family protein, translating into MMKPVFARLFKPTLLLPLALFCWALWAQAQPATRAPAPSAPAGVEAAAAAKSAPNVWLTFGLDRVAPLRYAPFADIPLWQYLSSLIYILLAFYFSRLLDGFITGRAKKWAKKTTTQFDDLVVEMLRGPVRIVTFVILLHIGMQVYSWPAVLEDFFSKALKIIVAVSITYVLLKSVDAAMRAWRDRATTPENEQFSKQLLPLISKSLKVFVVTVAILVTSQNLGLNVTGLIASLSIGGLAVGLAAQDTLANLFGAVAVLVDKPFKVGDRIQLDTVDGTVESIGFRSTRVRSLDGHLVTVPNKTMGNATITNVTARSNIKTMMNIGITYDTPPERVKRALQILEEVFRGHPKTSDLLISFNKFESSSLNILVVHWWGDTDYNAYLGGIQQMNLNLKERFDAERIEFAFPTQTLYVKQDSKAPAAA
- a CDS encoding glycosyltransferase yields the protein MKRMKKNKDSRTKPQPAGRGAARQAHVTVVIPVLNESRTIGNVVKFALRDPCVAEVLVVDDGSIDGTPERAERAGARILTSSLLGKGASMEDGLQAAQTEFLLYLDGDLHGLRSDLIRRMTRPLVAGAADFVKAKFARRAGRVTALTAKPLLRPIFPNCRSLPSL